Proteins encoded in a region of the Deinococcus hopiensis KR-140 genome:
- a CDS encoding response regulator: protein MGRAWGACSGKEHSVEALERFQAGASPDLILMDMNVPRLSGLEVLPSLGEKLSDLRVVWSAGWQANDAALILAAGASAYLLRPSSYDDLVKLLKPLLYSAWPARKSPTRPEEF, encoded by the coding sequence CTGGGCCGCGCCTGGGGCGCGTGCAGCGGCAAGGAGCATAGCGTTGAGGCGCTGGAGCGCTTCCAAGCTGGTGCGTCCCCAGACCTCATCCTGATGGACATGAATGTGCCGCGCCTCTCCGGACTTGAAGTCTTGCCGTCCCTTGGCGAGAAGCTTTCCGACTTGCGGGTGGTGTGGAGTGCGGGATGGCAAGCGAACGACGCGGCGCTGATCCTGGCGGCAGGCGCAAGCGCCTACCTGCTCAGGCCCTCGTCCTACGACGACTTGGTCAAGCTGCTGAAGCCGCTTTTGTATTCCGCATGGCCTGCGAGGAAAAGTCCTACGCGCCCTGAGGAGTTCTGA
- a CDS encoding diguanylate cyclase: MHDTLTGFLRRPDFEAALLHLSGTLGLVDLTALKQVNALHGHAGGDAFIQHVATVLKEAFPSGTLFCRWGGDEFLLFQPESPEEVVRATLERVNSAALHPLPGLQALAFGTCALWHDMPFSQAFALAEEQLQRMKTRLGAQLAGSWSTTALIEFSRQLEQLNSPAEVIKQGLTQLLTLTDFDVAFHFEWSGRQMRAQYVVSRPGVERAGALAPSTDAWIPRSGLALEVDQRQKTVGVTDYPSSPYALPLLVQANVKSALLAPIRSRGVICGSLSLVSVGRWRTITPQLEHLLDIAALRLEHVLELRRTERAVRMSFEGGLLGLGAALEARDLETHGHTQRVATLSIKLGVLLGLQGQDLDQLRQGAYLHDIGKLAIPDAILLKPGKLTREEWQLMQLHAHKGWEMAQRIPMLPEATLDLIRHHHERWDGRGYPDGLTGENIPLLARIFAVCDVYDALVSVRPYKSAWTVSEALEEVAEQGGRQFDPAVVEVFLKLFQETAEEV; this comes from the coding sequence ATGCACGACACCCTTACAGGCTTTCTCAGACGCCCGGACTTCGAGGCCGCCCTCCTTCACCTCTCCGGCACCCTGGGCCTTGTTGACCTCACTGCTCTAAAACAAGTCAATGCACTGCACGGGCATGCTGGAGGAGACGCCTTCATCCAGCATGTGGCCACCGTCCTGAAAGAAGCGTTTCCCTCCGGTACCCTGTTTTGCCGTTGGGGAGGAGACGAGTTCCTCCTCTTCCAACCCGAAAGCCCTGAAGAAGTGGTCCGGGCGACGTTGGAGCGGGTGAATTCTGCTGCTCTCCATCCTCTTCCTGGCCTGCAGGCGCTGGCGTTTGGGACATGTGCGCTGTGGCATGACATGCCCTTTTCGCAGGCCTTTGCACTGGCAGAAGAGCAGCTGCAGCGGATGAAAACCCGACTTGGCGCCCAGCTTGCCGGCTCCTGGAGCACCACTGCCCTCATTGAATTCTCCCGGCAACTTGAACAGCTGAACTCACCCGCTGAGGTCATCAAGCAGGGCCTTACCCAGCTCCTGACGCTCACGGATTTTGATGTGGCCTTCCACTTCGAATGGTCAGGCCGTCAAATGCGCGCCCAGTACGTGGTCTCCCGACCAGGTGTTGAGCGAGCAGGTGCCCTCGCGCCCAGTACGGACGCGTGGATTCCCCGGTCTGGCCTGGCCCTGGAGGTAGACCAACGGCAGAAAACCGTTGGGGTCACCGATTATCCGTCCTCTCCCTACGCCTTACCCCTCCTGGTCCAGGCGAACGTCAAAAGCGCTCTTCTGGCCCCCATCCGGAGTAGAGGCGTCATCTGCGGCTCGCTCAGCCTCGTGTCCGTGGGGCGCTGGCGAACCATCACCCCTCAACTCGAACACTTGCTGGACATCGCCGCCCTCCGGTTGGAACACGTGCTGGAACTCCGCCGTACGGAGCGGGCCGTACGCATGTCCTTCGAAGGTGGCCTCCTGGGACTTGGCGCAGCGCTCGAGGCCCGTGATCTGGAAACACACGGTCATACCCAGCGGGTCGCCACCCTAAGCATCAAACTGGGCGTCCTGCTGGGCCTGCAGGGGCAGGACCTCGATCAGCTGCGCCAGGGCGCGTACCTACATGACATCGGCAAGCTTGCCATTCCCGACGCGATCTTGCTCAAGCCTGGCAAGCTCACGCGGGAAGAATGGCAATTGATGCAGTTGCACGCGCATAAGGGGTGGGAGATGGCGCAGCGAATCCCCATGCTCCCGGAAGCCACCCTCGATCTGATTCGCCACCATCATGAACGCTGGGATGGACGCGGGTACCCCGACGGTCTGACAGGCGAGAATATTCCCCTTCTGGCCAGAATATTCGCGGTTTGCGATGTGTATGACGCCCTCGTGAGCGTTCGGCCCTACAAATCAGCCTGGACGGTATCGGAAGCGTTGGAGGAGGTGGCGGAACAAGGAGGCCGTCAATTCGACCCAGCGGTGGTGGAGGTGTTCCTCAAGCTGTTTCAGGAGACTGCAGAAGAAGTCTAG
- a CDS encoding serine hydrolase domain-containing protein has protein sequence MCLRPLLTWSALILSSTAHALDFAAAAYSAAHRGSAVLVMQGGQERYAAAQNGYDLKRPHLLASGSKSFGCALAVALQSDGKLQLDERVSATFPSWAGDPQRASVTVRQLLQFTTGLPGQVGPQAVRLQRDLYADALATPLRYPPGERYTYGNAHLAVFGALVQAKTGEDPAAYLQRRVLDPIGARATWTRDHAGHPNLAGSAFMTARDWGRYGQLFLQGGDWEGKAVLPREVLQACFQGSAALSAYGLTWWLNRPFEGTLDADDDVSMTIARAGSVAQQIAPGAPNAVVMAAGAFNQRLYLIPEQRLVVVRYGEGGPWSDNDFLKALLGP, from the coding sequence ATGTGCTTGCGACCGCTCCTGACCTGGAGTGCATTGATCCTCAGTTCTACCGCCCACGCTTTGGATTTCGCGGCGGCGGCGTATAGCGCCGCTCATCGCGGCAGTGCCGTGTTGGTGATGCAGGGCGGTCAGGAGCGCTACGCCGCAGCGCAAAACGGATATGACCTGAAGCGGCCTCACCTGCTGGCCAGCGGCAGCAAAAGCTTCGGATGTGCTCTAGCGGTGGCGCTGCAGTCAGACGGCAAGCTCCAGTTGGACGAGCGGGTGAGCGCCACCTTTCCCAGTTGGGCGGGTGATCCCCAACGGGCGAGCGTCACGGTACGCCAGTTGCTGCAGTTCACGACTGGGCTGCCCGGACAGGTCGGACCTCAGGCCGTCCGCCTACAGCGCGACTTGTACGCCGACGCCCTTGCCACTCCCCTTCGGTACCCCCCGGGAGAGCGCTACACCTATGGCAACGCACACCTGGCGGTGTTCGGGGCGCTTGTCCAGGCCAAAACGGGTGAAGATCCCGCCGCGTACCTGCAACGCCGTGTGCTCGACCCCATTGGCGCTCGAGCCACCTGGACCCGCGACCACGCCGGGCATCCTAATCTCGCCGGCTCGGCGTTCATGACCGCGCGTGACTGGGGACGGTACGGACAGCTGTTCCTGCAGGGCGGTGACTGGGAAGGGAAGGCAGTTCTCCCGCGAGAAGTCCTGCAGGCCTGCTTTCAGGGAAGCGCAGCGCTCTCCGCCTATGGACTCACATGGTGGTTGAACAGGCCCTTTGAGGGAACCCTCGACGCTGACGATGATGTGTCCATGACCATTGCCCGTGCTGGCAGCGTAGCTCAGCAGATCGCCCCCGGTGCGCCCAACGCTGTCGTAATGGCCGCAGGCGCGTTCAACCAGCGCTTATATCTGATTCCCGAACAGCGCCTCGTCGTCGTGCGTTACGGAGAAGGGGGACCGTGGAGCGATAACGACTTCCTCAAGGCCCTCTTGGGTCCATGA
- a CDS encoding transposase family protein → MRRRERPPLSTEQRQDNRVLAHTRQGTLHMIRRVKIFRVLKGVCRHRRRRFALRVQLIAALCNLTQACPS, encoded by the coding sequence ATGAGGCGACGCGAGCGCCCGCCTCTGTCCACTGAGCAGCGCCAGGACAACCGTGTCCTGGCGCATACCCGGCAGGGGACCCTACATATGATCCGGCGCGTGAAGATCTTCCGCGTGTTGAAGGGCGTGTGCCGACATCGGCGGCGTCGGTTTGCGCTCCGGGTTCAGCTCATCGCGGCGCTGTGTAACCTCACACAAGCCTGCCCATCATGA
- a CDS encoding dienelactone hydrolase family protein produces MSDYQQDLFLYVAEEFAEDYREGEMPRREFLRRSVLLGGSLVGARALLATLGVGGVSASELAAAQTAAPQNEPVKNSYQVSPDDPAIEAGPVTYEALGRTNFAYLARPKGVNSAPIVMVIHENRGLQPHIEDVTRRVAKAGYIALAPDFVSSEGGTKKFTDTAQISSFIARTPAETHEQHGLEAVKFLKAQPGAEVERFGMIGFCWGGGMTWRLSTLLPDLKAAIPYYGPSPSFADVPKIRAAVLGIYGKLDNRITSNVPPTRAALEAAGVEHQFLIYPGANHAFHNDTGGSYKRDAAENAWATTLVWLKSKL; encoded by the coding sequence ATGAGCGATTATCAGCAGGACCTGTTCTTGTACGTGGCGGAAGAATTCGCGGAGGACTACCGCGAGGGTGAGATGCCGCGCCGCGAGTTCCTCCGCCGAAGCGTCCTGCTGGGCGGCTCCCTGGTCGGAGCACGAGCGCTCCTCGCCACCCTTGGGGTCGGGGGCGTGAGCGCATCGGAACTGGCGGCGGCTCAGACCGCCGCTCCTCAGAACGAACCCGTAAAAAACAGCTACCAGGTGTCGCCTGACGATCCAGCCATCGAGGCTGGGCCCGTCACCTACGAGGCGCTCGGGCGCACCAACTTCGCGTACCTCGCCAGGCCGAAGGGCGTCAACAGCGCGCCCATTGTCATGGTCATTCACGAGAACCGGGGATTGCAACCTCATATCGAAGATGTCACCCGCCGGGTGGCCAAGGCGGGCTATATCGCCCTCGCTCCAGACTTCGTCTCGTCCGAGGGCGGAACGAAGAAGTTTACCGATACGGCGCAGATCTCGAGTTTTATCGCGCGTACACCCGCAGAGACGCACGAGCAGCACGGCCTGGAGGCGGTAAAATTTCTGAAGGCGCAACCTGGGGCTGAGGTGGAACGCTTCGGCATGATCGGCTTCTGCTGGGGAGGCGGCATGACCTGGCGGCTCTCCACGCTGTTGCCGGACCTGAAGGCGGCCATTCCGTACTACGGCCCTTCGCCCTCCTTTGCGGACGTTCCCAAGATCAGGGCCGCTGTCCTCGGAATCTACGGCAAACTGGACAACCGGATTACTTCCAACGTTCCACCGACCCGAGCGGCACTGGAGGCGGCAGGGGTCGAACACCAGTTCCTCATCTATCCTGGAGCCAATCACGCCTTCCATAACGACACCGGGGGAAGTTACAAGCGGGACGCTGCGGAGAACGCCTGGGCCACCACCCTCGTCTGGCTCAAGTCCAAGCTCTAG
- a CDS encoding NUDIX hydrolase — MTLPHRQCAASLIFNEEGQVLLVRQNYGAYRWGAPGGIVDPGETPMQAARREAVEETGVQIKILRLVGLYLLQGGGWPDILAHVFEAQIVEGQPIIVNPEEIAECAWYSADATPEDMVHDIEAALEDVQAGRHGVVRTVLRKREMKAFTL; from the coding sequence GTGACGCTTCCTCACCGCCAGTGCGCAGCATCCTTGATTTTCAACGAGGAGGGGCAGGTTCTTCTGGTTCGCCAGAACTATGGTGCCTATCGCTGGGGTGCGCCTGGCGGCATAGTGGATCCTGGAGAAACGCCTATGCAGGCAGCGCGGCGCGAAGCTGTGGAAGAGACGGGAGTCCAGATTAAGATTCTACGGCTCGTTGGTCTGTACTTGCTACAAGGAGGTGGATGGCCGGACATTCTCGCCCATGTGTTCGAAGCGCAAATTGTTGAGGGACAACCTATCATCGTGAATCCAGAAGAAATAGCCGAGTGCGCCTGGTACTCTGCAGATGCCACACCTGAGGACATGGTGCATGACATAGAGGCTGCTTTGGAAGACGTTCAAGCGGGACGTCATGGCGTAGTTCGAACGGTCCTGAGGAAACGTGAGATGAAAGCATTCACCCTATAA
- a CDS encoding diguanylate cyclase domain-containing protein: MSASFGVAEYPTNGATPAEVIHAADIALYRAKKNGRNQVYS, from the coding sequence GTGTCCGCTTCATTCGGCGTGGCGGAATATCCCACCAATGGTGCAACCCCTGCAGAAGTCATTCACGCGGCCGATATCGCGTTGTACCGTGCCAAGAAGAATGGCCGGAACCAAGTTTATTCGTAA
- a CDS encoding DUF421 domain-containing protein, with product MSLGSAGTVPFDIARIFLGDAPPLFLLEIVFRTALMFLWLVFLLRITGKRGLAQLSPLELASVIGPGSAAGDPMLFYPEVSPLRAMLVLALIAAFQRLLSFLVIRSERVETAPPRVTQADLQLFGRCAAFRPWIC from the coding sequence ATGAGTTTGGGAAGCGCAGGGACCGTTCCCTTCGACATCGCGCGCATATTTCTGGGTGACGCCCCACCGCTCTTCCTGCTGGAGATCGTGTTCCGCACCGCCCTGATGTTCCTGTGGCTGGTCTTCCTGCTCCGCATCACCGGCAAGCGCGGCCTGGCCCAGCTCAGCCCACTGGAGCTCGCCAGTGTCATCGGGCCCGGTTCCGCTGCCGGTGACCCCATGTTGTTCTACCCGGAAGTCTCCCCGCTGCGCGCCATGCTGGTCCTGGCCCTCATCGCCGCCTTCCAACGGCTGCTGTCCTTCCTGGTCATCCGCAGTGAACGCGTCGAAACTGCCCCCCCTCGGGTCACGCAGGCTGATCTTCAGCTTTTTGGCAGATGCGCCGCATTTCGCCCCTGGATATGTTGA
- a CDS encoding DinB family protein — MELFLTQSLKATTPEIGEALWRLGEARTRTRERVNKIGEVDWTAGPGLSSVGDLLYHIAAIELDWLAVEVCGDVFPPGWNAWFPVDVRSSDGRLTQMRGEALERHLERLAWVRAELVKTFEVMTPEDYHRPRELSAYTVTPAWVLHHLTLHEAHHAGQIAFLGHLHRAAPGPA; from the coding sequence ATGGAATTGTTTCTGACGCAAAGCTTGAAAGCCACCACCCCGGAGATTGGAGAAGCGCTCTGGCGGCTGGGCGAAGCACGGACGCGCACGCGAGAGCGGGTGAACAAGATCGGTGAGGTGGACTGGACCGCCGGTCCGGGGCTGAGCAGCGTGGGTGATCTCCTCTACCACATCGCTGCCATTGAACTCGACTGGCTGGCCGTCGAGGTCTGCGGCGACGTGTTTCCGCCCGGCTGGAATGCCTGGTTTCCTGTAGACGTGCGGAGTTCCGACGGCCGGTTGACCCAGATGCGGGGTGAAGCTCTGGAACGTCACCTGGAGCGGCTGGCCTGGGTGCGCGCAGAACTCGTGAAGACGTTTGAGGTCATGACGCCTGAGGACTACCACCGTCCGCGCGAGCTCAGCGCCTATACCGTCACGCCCGCGTGGGTCCTCCACCACCTCACCCTACACGAGGCGCACCACGCGGGGCAGATCGCTTTCCTGGGACACCTGCACCGGGCTGCACCGGGCCCAGCCTGA
- a CDS encoding alpha/beta fold hydrolase, with protein sequence MTYGITPPERQIDLRLPDGRVFAWSEWGPQNGRPVVFCTGAAMSGALGFGAGVLSALDVRLIVPDRPGLGRSDPHPKKTLLSWVADVRCLLHTARLGDARVVGFSQGAPFALALAGADLVGAAALVSPQDDLRHPALTPLLSPDVANMVSAIATDPDGFEAAFADFATAGGLWELILGMSGERDRAVYLDPTFHAAYRQALAEGFARGARPYARDLVNALAPWPYEPEEMRIPVDLWFGGQDASTVHSPDFGMTLASRLPYATRVLDANEGASILWTRAYEILQALLAHTP encoded by the coding sequence ATGACGTACGGTATAACGCCGCCCGAACGGCAGATTGACCTGCGCCTCCCGGATGGACGGGTGTTCGCTTGGTCCGAATGGGGCCCTCAGAATGGGCGTCCAGTGGTGTTCTGTACTGGCGCGGCGATGAGCGGTGCGCTCGGCTTCGGCGCGGGTGTGCTGAGTGCGCTGGATGTCCGGCTGATCGTGCCGGACCGGCCTGGTCTGGGCCGAAGTGACCCACATCCCAAAAAGACCCTGCTCAGTTGGGTGGCGGACGTGAGGTGTTTGTTGCACACGGCCCGCCTGGGTGATGCCCGCGTGGTGGGCTTCTCGCAGGGAGCGCCGTTCGCGCTGGCCCTGGCCGGAGCGGACCTGGTGGGGGCAGCCGCGCTGGTATCCCCGCAGGATGACCTGAGGCACCCTGCCCTGACGCCCTTGCTGTCACCGGACGTGGCGAACATGGTGAGCGCGATTGCCACTGACCCGGACGGCTTCGAGGCTGCCTTCGCCGACTTCGCCACGGCAGGGGGCCTGTGGGAGCTGATCTTGGGCATGAGCGGCGAACGTGACCGCGCGGTGTACCTCGACCCGACCTTCCATGCGGCGTACCGTCAGGCCCTTGCTGAAGGCTTCGCGCGCGGCGCACGCCCGTACGCCCGTGATCTCGTGAACGCCCTGGCGCCGTGGCCGTACGAGCCCGAAGAGATGCGCATTCCGGTGGACCTTTGGTTCGGCGGTCAGGACGCCAGTACCGTACACTCCCCGGATTTCGGCATGACCCTCGCCAGTCGGCTGCCGTACGCCACACGCGTCCTTGACGCAAACGAGGGCGCGTCGATCTTGTGGACGCGTGCGTACGAGATTCTTCAGGCGCTGCTCGCGCACACCCCCTGA
- a CDS encoding PAS domain S-box protein: MRTRFFRRCSRTPPEPIGRAEGLGGQGRRSNSADHLAAIARASHDSIVGTDLHHTSRSWNAGATRLSGYTAAEAIGQPITLFVPPEWQADSTSTLSKIAEGERIEASELTGAGNAPDRPHRTQIEAQNEWRDLSHCHPSPRQCGSRVFGRRDGSGRSPDGVR; encoded by the coding sequence GTGCGTACGAGATTCTTCAGGCGCTGCTCGCGCACACCCCCTGAACCAATCGGGAGGGCGGAGGGTCTTGGCGGTCAAGGCCGACGCTCCAACAGCGCTGATCATCTGGCTGCCATCGCCAGGGCCAGTCATGACTCCATCGTCGGCACAGACCTTCATCACACCAGCCGCTCCTGGAACGCAGGAGCCACGCGGTTGTCCGGCTATACGGCGGCTGAAGCCATCGGTCAGCCCATCACGCTGTTTGTCCCACCTGAATGGCAAGCTGACAGCACGAGCACCTTGAGCAAGATCGCAGAAGGTGAGCGGATTGAAGCGTCCGAGTTGACTGGCGCAGGAAACGCCCCTGATCGTCCTCACCGCACGCAGATTGAGGCGCAGAACGAGTGGAGGGATTTAAGCCATTGTCACCCGTCACCCCGTCAGTGCGGATCTCGCGTTTTCGGGCGACGTGACGGCAGCGGTCGATCACCTGATGGCGTGCGCTGA
- a CDS encoding GGDEF domain-containing protein, whose amino-acid sequence MGRQNRRKFSGLDAEAWRYRFYVSMTGMILLGEAGVALYDHLQRGPTTSHGWESTFGALFCGAILAALLSRRITLRFLDLLVTFSVSLVLVIQLIQQFQSPALPEPRLYFIGLFVILATVTNLPLRPALLWMGVIMLAYLTLILTRPAPQDFTLLVEMSVVVLLILQLGIFGRQITSERTEGLQYRTLALTDSLTGLFNRRAMYDRLQQVLEERKDGRPFAVVLLDLDHFKAINDRYGHDAGDQVLQRMAAVLKAGIREGDWVARWGGEEFLVLLRGVNAVQAEQITARFRQSVRETRLDGLPMFTASFGVTAGQPGDDVRSLLQRADALLYRAKSLGRDQWQTDASPLS is encoded by the coding sequence ATGGGCCGGCAGAACAGACGAAAGTTCTCGGGCCTGGACGCCGAGGCGTGGCGCTACCGCTTCTACGTCAGCATGACCGGGATGATTCTTCTGGGGGAGGCGGGCGTGGCCTTGTACGACCATCTCCAGCGCGGCCCCACCACGTCCCATGGATGGGAGTCCACGTTCGGCGCTCTGTTTTGCGGGGCCATTCTTGCCGCTTTGCTGTCGCGCCGCATTACCTTGCGCTTCCTGGATCTCCTGGTGACCTTCAGCGTCTCGCTGGTGCTGGTCATTCAGTTGATTCAACAGTTTCAGAGCCCTGCGCTGCCCGAACCTCGGCTGTATTTCATTGGCTTGTTCGTCATCTTGGCAACGGTCACGAACCTTCCTCTGCGCCCTGCACTGCTCTGGATGGGCGTGATCATGCTGGCGTACCTCACGCTGATCCTGACCCGGCCGGCGCCTCAAGACTTCACCCTGCTGGTTGAAATGTCGGTGGTGGTCCTGCTCATCCTGCAACTGGGCATTTTTGGTCGGCAGATCACCAGCGAACGGACGGAAGGGTTGCAGTACCGAACGCTGGCCCTCACCGATTCGCTGACAGGTCTGTTCAACCGCAGGGCGATGTACGACCGGCTTCAACAGGTGTTGGAGGAGCGGAAGGATGGCCGCCCTTTCGCCGTAGTGCTGCTGGACCTCGATCATTTCAAGGCCATCAATGATCGGTACGGGCATGACGCAGGCGATCAGGTGTTGCAACGCATGGCCGCGGTGTTGAAGGCAGGAATACGGGAGGGTGACTGGGTGGCTCGCTGGGGCGGGGAAGAATTTCTGGTGCTGTTGCGCGGGGTGAACGCCGTTCAGGCGGAGCAGATTACGGCGCGGTTTCGCCAGTCCGTGCGTGAGACACGGCTGGACGGCCTGCCGATGTTCACAGCGAGCTTCGGCGTGACGGCGGGACAGCCGGGTGATGACGTGCGCAGCCTGCTGCAGCGGGCGGACGCCCTGCTGTACCGGGCCAAATCGCTGGGACGTGACCAATGGCAAACGGACGCCTCTCCTTTGTCATGA